GCGTGAGGCCTTCGGGCAGCCGCCCGCGCAGGCCTTCGCCGAGCGCGAGAATGCGGTCGCCCTGCAGCAGCACGTCGCCGGGCCACGAGGGACCGCCCGAGCCGTCGACCACGAGTCCGGCCTCGAGCAGGATGGCTTTCGATCGATTGCTCACGATGCGCGGCCTCCGGTGTTGATGCCGCCGCCGTCCCAGCTCTGCAGCGGATGCGTGGTGGCGTCGATGCCGTGGCGCTGGAAGGCTTCGCGTGCGCGCTGCAGCCGCTGCACCGCGGGCTCGCCGCGGCGCTGCGCCACCAGCACCGTGAGAATCTCGATGGCCGTGAGATGCGTCAGGTAGGCATCGATGCCCACGTGCATCACGGCGTCGTCGGGCACCGAAAGGCCCAGCAGGAAGTCGGCCTTGGCCGCCAGGGCCGTGCCGGGCCGCGTGAGCGCGACCACCTTGGCGCCCTGCCCGCGCGCGATGTCCACCGCGTCGAGCAGCGAAGGCATGCCGCCCACGTGCGAGATGGCGATGACCACGCCGCCCGGACGCTGCGCCGCGCCCGCCACCTGCTGCAGGTGGTAGTCGGCCCAGGCATTGGCCGAGAGGCCCAGCCTGAAGAGCCGCGCCTGCAGGTCGTTGGCCATGAACCACGACGTGGCGCCCGCGCCGTACAGATCGACATGCGGCGCGGCCGCGATGGCGGCCACCGCCCCTTCGAGCACCTGCATGTCGAGCTGCCCGCGCACGCCCGACACCGAGGCTGCCGCGCTGCGCGCGATCTTGCTGACGACTTCGTCGGCCGCATCCTCGATGTTCACGCGCCGGTGCAGCGGTGAGCCGCCGAGCGCGAGTTCCTGCGCGAGCGCGAGCTTGAACTCGCGCAAGCCGGCAAAGCCGAGGTCGCGGCAGGTGCGCATGATGGTGGGCACCGAACTGCGCGAGCGCTCGGCCAGCTGCTCGAAACTCTCTTCGAGCGCACGGTCGGGGTCTTCGAGGATCAGGTCGAGAATCGCGCGCCGCGTCGCCGGAGCACTGCTGCGGAGTTCGGCGATTTTCTTGAGCAGGGAGGGCGTCATCGGTACGGTGTCAGAAATGCATGGCGACGGCGTCGCTCACGCGGTAGTTCTCTTCGACCACCGGCATCCAGTGCCATTTGTCGAAGGTGGTGCACGGGTGCGAGATGCCGAGGCCGACGCGGTCGCCGACCACGGGGGCCTGCGCTTCTTCGGCGGCGTCCCAGCGCAGGTAGGCGTGCTGGTCGTTGAGCGCGGTGATCTTCCAGCCGGCGGGCACGGCCTGCGCTTCGAGCATGCCGCGTGCGGCCCGCGCAATGGGCACCGGCATCGACAGGTCGAAGGAGATGTCGCGCTTGCCGACGGCCAGGATCGCCAGGCCAGGCTCGGGCCGCGACTGCACCGTGGCCCACACTTCCATCGCGGGGCGCAGGCTCTCGCCGCAATCGCAGCCCAGACGCTCGTCCACCGCGTTCACCATGCGCTTGTAGAAGCCGTGGTCATGCGTCACATAGCAGCCCGAGCGCAGCAGGCCGCGCACCGGCGAACCCAGCGCGGGCTTCAGGCGTCCGGCCACGAGGTCGAAGATGGCCGAACCGCCGGCCGAGACCAGCACCTCGTCGGTCTCGAACAGCTGCTGCGTGTCGCAGTGGCGCGCGATGGCTTCCACACGGTCCATCAGCGTGTTGGCGTAGGCCGTATCGGGTTCGCTGACGCCGGTGGCACCCTGCCCTTCGTAGGTTTCGATGCCCACGAGCTTGACGGCATCGCTGGCGCGCAGCCGCGTGGCGAGTGCCACGGCTTCTTCATGCGTGCGGCAGCCGGTGCGTGCGCCTTCGACGCCGATCTCGATCATGACGTCGAACGGCACGCTCGCGGGATGGCGCCTGGCCCAGTCTTCG
This genomic window from Variovorax paradoxus contains:
- a CDS encoding MurR/RpiR family transcriptional regulator; protein product: MTPSLLKKIAELRSSAPATRRAILDLILEDPDRALEESFEQLAERSRSSVPTIMRTCRDLGFAGLREFKLALAQELALGGSPLHRRVNIEDAADEVVSKIARSAAASVSGVRGQLDMQVLEGAVAAIAAAPHVDLYGAGATSWFMANDLQARLFRLGLSANAWADYHLQQVAGAAQRPGGVVIAISHVGGMPSLLDAVDIARGQGAKVVALTRPGTALAAKADFLLGLSVPDDAVMHVGIDAYLTHLTAIEILTVLVAQRRGEPAVQRLQRAREAFQRHGIDATTHPLQSWDGGGINTGGRAS
- a CDS encoding amino acid deaminase — translated: MTDTTAAIDFNDPLLGSNFKGYPRTQPPRRRSEVGAAGWNVLAGDLPLPLAVLKREALEHNLAWMQSRVRAWGIDLAPHGKTSMSPQLFQRQLNAGAWGLTFATVTQLAVGVAAGARRTLIANQVVSDEDLAGIQLLLHATAGLRIVFLVDSLAQLGLIEDWARRHPASVPFDVMIEIGVEGARTGCRTHEEAVALATRLRASDAVKLVGIETYEGQGATGVSEPDTAYANTLMDRVEAIARHCDTQQLFETDEVLVSAGGSAIFDLVAGRLKPALGSPVRGLLRSGCYVTHDHGFYKRMVNAVDERLGCDCGESLRPAMEVWATVQSRPEPGLAILAVGKRDISFDLSMPVPIARAARGMLEAQAVPAGWKITALNDQHAYLRWDAAEEAQAPVVGDRVGLGISHPCTTFDKWHWMPVVEENYRVSDAVAMHF